CCAAGTCTGCAATCCTTTCTTGTTTTGAGCGAATTAAGGTTGGGTTCTCTCCTAAAAGGTCATTGAGTGCTTTCAAAAAATTTTGGGCAGTTATTGGCGTTTTGCATCGTTCAACGCCTGCCTATATATGCGTTTTATTGCTCTGTAAGGAAAGTTTTTTATAGCGTTGGAAAATGTTGAATAGAATCCGTTCTCTTTGGCTTTGTCAGTTATACCAATTGATGTCGTTAAAATGCCGTTTGAATAGCTATGCAAATGAACCTTCAATAGGTTTTTTGGTTTAGAGGTATAAGTCCTTGTAATTCCGTACGCGTATCTCTGTCGTTGTCAATAACTCTTATGTTCCGTAGGTTTCACGTACTCTACGCCGTGATCATGCATGTGCACATGCCATAAATTTTATCTGGGTAACGTGTTTTAAAAGATAAGGGCGATGTTGGTTTGGAATGATAACTTACAACTTAAGAGAGCAAAGATTCATAATATTTATTCTTTAACACATCTAATAATTTGTCTGGATAGCTTGCTGAACTTGCTCTTCGAATTCCGTTTTAAGATAGATGAGAAAATTCAACAGGGGAGGTGATTTCTATTATTTGCAACTTTGTTTTGAACTTCTTTTAAAACATGTGCAATAGCTAATGACATTATGATCAGTGGGTGATGAGTCCTGTATGTAATTCTTTTGCGCGTGTGTTATTTCTGATGTGAAGCATGCATGTGTTTTGAAAATGGTTATTTTTGTTGTTAAGGGCCGGTTTCTTGGCTGTATATCTTATCGGTGAATTTGTATTTCTTTAAGATCTGTCTTTTTTCCAGTTGACATGGTGTTATTGCTATAACCTTGTGTATTGCTTCAATATAGTCATTTCGTTGTAGATCGATGCGTTGTCAAAGATACACATATTATTATCACCATTGGCATTCCCATAAGCAGTTATGTTACTCTAGAGCTGAGCATCGTTATGGATACGTACATTGTTTAAAATTTTCGCAATGTCGAAAATTCAACAGTCTTCATGAATTAAGCTTTTTCTCTTTTGTTATTGAGTTTTCTAAAACACCTTTCTTGACTTTTGCGAAGGTTTTCAGTGCACGGATACAATGTGATCACCATCACAAATATTGATTATTTTATCAGTGAATTTGTATCTTTGTTCCATTATGAAACTTTTTTAATGTATGCTTTATCTTTGAAGCCCTTCAGAAAGTATGTTGATACTTTTGGTTGTGATTTTTGCTGGAAGAACGATTTTTTCTGTTTCATTTGCGGTTTGAGTTGTCATAGAAAGGCAATCTATAAGATCTTTTTTGATTGTATCCTGATAAGGTAATAAGTGCTTCTTTGGCGTGTGTGGGTAAACTCAACTCTTTTGTGAAGAGATCCTTATCTTTGTCATCAGCTTCCTCATTCATAAAAAGGTCTGGACCGTGTGATGTTTTTTGTCTCACCATGGTACATAACCAATAGAATTCCATCTAATTTTATAAAAACAAGTTTGTTTACACAACTGATTCCAGACTGCCTATTGCAATTAATTTTTTCTAAGGTATGGGATATCTAAAACGCTTCAACGTTATTAGTTTAACTATACGGAGTATAATTATGAAGAATGAAGAAAACTTTGAAGCAGTTTTACCGGATATTATTGTGAAATGGGAGGCGTTGTCTACAATTCAGAAAAGGAAGATATTGGAAAGATTAGAAAACTTTACAAATTCTCTGCAGTCAACAGAACATTTAAAGCTTCAATCTTCTTTTTATCTCCAGACGAAATCAAAGCTATGAGTTTTAAATCTTCATCGGAGATGTTAAAACCCGTTATTACATAGATGGCGCTAGCATTTCCGAGTGTATTAAGAATAGCCATAAGTTTATCCACAGAGGGTCTCTTCCCTCCTTTTATCATTTGTTGTACGTAGTTTTGTCCACAGCCTGCAGCTTTGCTTATTTCAATCATCGTTCGTCCATCACTTCTTATCAAGTCAATTAAACGTTGGAACCAATCTTTTTCAGTCTTTGTCATTTTTAGACCTTTACATATTGACGCTATAGCGTTACTATTGTGTTACAAACTCGGAATACATGATAAAGAAGCGTGAAAATATCC
This genomic window from Bartonella quintana contains:
- a CDS encoding helix-turn-helix domain-containing protein codes for the protein MTKTEKDWFQRLIDLIRSDGRTMIEISKAAGCGQNYVQQMIKGGKRPSVDKLMAILNTLGNASAIYVITGFNISDEDLKLIALISSGDKKKIEALNVLLTAENL